GAATGAATGTGAATTTTGAGCTATACCTTGAAATGGGGCACAGTTAGCTTCAGGAAGTCTTCTTGTGGTTGGAAATCAGCATCAAAGATAACAACAAACTCATAGTCTTTCACATAGCTGCAGTTCATGGCAGACTTGAGATTTCCAGCCTTGTAGCCATCACGAATCACCCGGTGCCGGTACAATATCCGGACACCCTCCCGTTGCCATTTCTCAACCTCCTCTCTGATGAGAGCAGAAGTCGCAGCATCATCAGAATCATCGAGCACCTGCACCAAGAAATTCGATCTCGGCCAGTCCAGATTGCAGACAGCTCCAATGGATTGCTGATACACCTGCAAACACGCATACAAATCAAAGGAATGAGCTAAAATTTGATTCAAGATTCATCATAGTTGCACAGATTATTCAATATTTCCCTGATTCAGTATTGTTCAAAATGAAGCCTACCATTAAAAAGAACAAGAACAATAACTAACTTAGGAGCATGAAACATTAAAAAGCATCATTAAACAAACAAGACTATAATGGAGTATTGAATAAGCGGCACCCTCATTTGACAGCAGCAAATGAATTGAATTGGCAGCCGCGTCTAAAATGTGTCTTGGGATGGAAAAGATAGACAAGCATAACTGGGATGTGCTTTAGAAACACTCGAGCACCCCATCCCCAAAAATGGAACTCTTCAGCCCACATACTCCATTCCGGGATCGAATCTTCAACCAAACAGTTCATGATGACAACACCCAACactcagtagtagtagtagtagccatCACGTTAACCAACTAGTAGGAGCTTTGGTCAAAAAACAAGAGAAACCGTTTCAGTCCCAACTTGCAAGCAACACTCCAGTCCAGTCCCCAAAGTGATAGGGGCCAATATTTTGCGTTACTGGCACTGCAGCCAAGATGGATAACCCAATCTCAACTATCCACTGCATCCTATGGCTCTTATCTATCCGCCGGTTAATTTTCGGTCCCGGGATTGCAGCTCAAATCCGAATCTTTCGATGCCTGCGACCACCAATGCGGCGGCCGGCCGGGGCGGCCGACGCCCAATCCCAGGCCGCGACCTTGATTTCACCTTCAGGCACAGAAAAAATGGCAGGCGGAGAAGTGGAAATTCGTTTCTTTTGGTTTTTGTAGCTCACCTCCTTCTCGTTGCACATTGGAATCTGGACGAGCACCATGGGgaactccccctcctcctcctcctcctgggcgCCGGCCTCGACGTCGTCCGAGCCTTTGCcgttgccggcggcggcggcgttgggcacGGGCCTGATCCCCCTGAGCTTGAtccagaagcagccgaggcagaggATGAGGCGGTCGGCGCTCTGGATCATGAAGAGCACGACGCAGGCGTTGGTGAGGAACTGCAGCGCCGGGCCGAGGTAGGCGGCGCGGGCGCGCATCCAGGCCGCGTAGCCCGCGGCGAAGAGGCCCTCGACGGCCTCCAGGTCAGGGAGCGCGGCGAGGTGCCAGCCCTGGGCGTGCGCGGCGacgtcggcggcgaggaggagcagggagaggaggagggaggcgcggaTGAAGCCGTAGAGCCTGGTGCGCAGCGCGGGCCTGCCGGCCCCCGGCCCCGGCGGCGcgccgtcggcgtcggcgtcggagtcGGTCCGGCCCGCGGCCACCCGCCTGCGCGCGGCCGCCGCCACGGAgagcgcggcggtggcggcgcccgTGAGCTTCCCGGCGGCGCGGTGCGCCTTGAGGAGCAGCACCCAGGTGATCTGGCGCGCGTTCTTGCCGCGGCCGTCCTTGCCCCCCGCGGCGGGGGAGCCCGGCGGCGGCACCTCGGAGATGGCCCAGTCCGGGGTCTGCATCTTGACCACGACGGGCGTCCCCGTCACGCCGCCGGACACCCCTCCCCGCGCCTCCTGCCCCCACCACGGCGCCATTGCCGGCCCCGGACCCCAGATGCCGCCCCCTTGGCGGCTGCGGCTGTGGCTCCGGCCCCCCTCACCTCctcatcaacacacacacacacactctctgagGCTAGGCTGGAGCTAGAGGTGGACGGACGCCAAGACGGAAGAAGAGACAGGGGAAGAAGGAAATGGCAGGAGGAAGGACGGGGACGGATGGCAGGCGGGCAGGCAGCAGCAGGATCCCACGCGCGCACGGAGCGTAGCGTAGCGTAGAGTGAGGCGCGGCAGCAGGGAGGAGTGAGGGGAGGAAGATGGAGGAAACAGCTCAGCTCTGAGTAGCTCACCACGTCGCGGCGGGGGATCCAATCCAACTTCCCCTCGGCTCAGCTCGGGACAAGCCGGGCCTTTATACATACACACCCCTACTCTCCCCTATGATTACCACACCGCCGCGAGCCGGGCGCGAGCACCACCGCCACCCCcgtagaaaagagaagaaaattCAGAGC
The Triticum dicoccoides isolate Atlit2015 ecotype Zavitan chromosome 3A, WEW_v2.0, whole genome shotgun sequence genome window above contains:
- the LOC119269113 gene encoding probable xyloglucan glycosyltransferase 1 translates to MAPWWGQEARGGVSGGVTGTPVVVKMQTPDWAISEVPPPGSPAAGGKDGRGKNARQITWVLLLKAHRAAGKLTGAATAALSVAAAARRRVAAGRTDSDADADGAPPGPGAGRPALRTRLYGFIRASLLLSLLLLAADVAAHAQGWHLAALPDLEAVEGLFAAGYAAWMRARAAYLGPALQFLTNACVVLFMIQSADRLILCLGCFWIKLRGIRPVPNAAAAGNGKGSDDVEAGAQEEEEEGEFPMVLVQIPMCNEKEVYQQSIGAVCNLDWPRSNFLVQVLDDSDDAATSALIREEVEKWQREGVRILYRHRVIRDGYKAGNLKSAMNCSYVKDYEFVVIFDADFQPQEDFLKLTVPHFKGKEDVGLVQARWSFVNKDENLLTRLQNINLCFHFEVEQQVNGAFLNFFGFNGTAGVWRIKALEDSGGWMERTTVEDMDIAVRAHLKGWKFLYLNDVECQCELPESYEAYRKQQHRWHSGPMQLFRLCFVDIIKSKIGFWKKFNLIFLFFLLRKLILPFYSFTLFCVILPMTMFAPEAELPAWVVCYIPATMSLLNILPAPKSFPFIVPYLLFENTMSVTKFNAMISGLFQLGSAYEWVVTKKSGRSSEGDLVALVENEKQSKQQRVGSAPNLDSLAAKEELYPKSEPKKKKHNRLYRKELALSFLLLTAAARSLLSVQGIHFYFLLFQGVSFLVVGLDLIGEQVE